One genomic window of Channa argus isolate prfri chromosome 5, Channa argus male v1.0, whole genome shotgun sequence includes the following:
- the cisha gene encoding cytokine-inducible SH2-containing protein isoform X1, which produces MILCVPGPRALLPSAPSTEAPRGMRAGSVPPTPCLQSSPPLWDPTKDLRVIASNFCYLENSGWYWGAVTAAQAHAALQEASEGAFLVRDSSHPLYMLTLSVRTARGPTSIRIQYSGAQFLLDSSSPARPSLSSFPNVPSLVQHYMGPERKKDEEKVEEEAPSKFSQQTILETSVVLKLKRAVYKPQGLPSLQHLTRLVINRHSDCPDQLPLPKPLLRYIQDYPFKCVQPVSESASGQAKGRTVHQWIRRTTECFLGGG; this is translated from the exons ATGATTCTTTGCGTACCAGG ccctAGAGCTCTTCTGCCCAGTGCTCCATCCACTGAAGCCCCACGGGGCATGCGGGCGGGAAGTGTACCTCCTACCCCTTGTCTTCAAAGCAGCCCTCCACTATGGGACCCCACAAAAGACCTGAGGGTGATTGCCAGCAACTTCTGCTATCTAGAAAATTCAG GATGGTACTGGGGAGCCGTAACTGCAGCTCAGGCCCACGCTGCACTACAAGAGGCATCTGAAGGAGCTTTTTTGGTACGGGACAGTAGCCACCCACTGTACATGCTGACCCTCTCAGTCAGGACTGCACGCGGTCCCACCAGTATACGGATCCAGTACAGCGGCGCACAGTTTTTGCTCGACTCCAGCTCCCCGGCCCGGCCCAGTCTCTCGTCTTTCCCCAATGTGCCCAGCCTGGTGCAGCACTACATGGGaccagagaggaaaaaagacgAGGAGAAAGTAGAGGAGGAGGCTCCTTCAAAATTCTCTCAGCAGACAATTCTGGAGACGTCTGTGGTATTGAAACTGAAGCGGGCTGTGTACAAGCCCCAAGGCCTCCCCTCCTTACAGCACCTTACACGCCTGGTCATTAACAGACACTCTGACTGCCCTGACCAGCTACCACTCCCCAAGCCTCTGCTGCGTTACATACAGGACTACCCGTTCAAG TGCGTACAGCCTGTATCTGAGTCAGCGAGTGGACAAGCGAAGGGGAGGACCGTTCATCAGTGGATTCGCAGAACTACTGAATGCTTCCTGGGAGGAGGGTGA
- the hemk1 gene encoding MTRF1L release factor glutamine methyltransferase isoform X1, giving the protein MWRRSVATGYMCFGCRSGGPKCDSSCCEEHWIVQVCRTQCADLVMKAVVGETFILILHQSVKSEGFPGFHAMPSCSVPAIPAGKITALQAMGIWRRHFEKRGVTETEHSCNYIIAHLLGAKTVESLERGKLTEFLSREKVEQVWKLCTRRLSRMPVQYVIEEWDFRDLTLKMKPPVFIPRPETEELVDLVLTDLQKKAGTGGDTQHTCLEVGCGSGAISLSLLKSLPQLKAIALDKCQAAVNLTMENALRLGLDDRLQIYHIDVMKDVETLLSLCRPISVLVSNPPYLFSEDMASLEPEVFRFEDHAALDGGKDGLQVIRQILTLSPQILSNHGRVYLEVDPRHPLLIQPWVEAHVEGLHYMETRHDITGRPRFCILQKEKSLGDRELCLGLRN; this is encoded by the exons TGTGACTCATCTTGTTGTGAAGAGCACTGGATTGTGCAGGTGTGTCGAACTCAGTGTGCAGACTTAGTAATGAAAGCTGTTGTGGGCGAAACCTTCATCTTGATTCTACATCAGTCTGTGAAGTCTGAG gGATTTCCGGGCTTCCATGCAATGCCTTCATGCAGTGTTCCAGCCATACCTGCTGGCAAAATCACAGCCCTTCAGGCCATGGGCATATGGAGGAGGCACTTTGAAAAGAGAGGTGTGACAGAAACAGAACACTCCTGCAACTACATTATAGCTCATTTGCTCGGGGCAAAAACT GTAGAAAGCCTAGAGCGTGGGAAGTTAACAGAGTTTCTCAGCCGGGAAAAAGTAGAACAGGTGTGGAAGCTTTGCACTAGACGTCTCTCCAG AATGCCTGTGCAGTATGTGATTGAAGAGTGGGACTTCAGAGATCTGACACTGAAGATGAAACCCCCTGTGTTCATACCAAGACCTGAAACAGAG GAGCTGGTTGATCTCGTGCTCACTGATCTACAGAAGAAGGCTGGGACTGGAGGGGACACTCAGCATACATGTTTGGAAGTGGGATGTGGCTCTGGTGCCATTTCTCTTAGTCTGCTAAAAAGTTTGCCTCAG CTTAAAGCCATTGCCTTGGATAAATGCCAGGCTGCAGTGAATTTAACAATGGAGAACGCATTGAG GTTGGGGCTGGATGACAGATTACAAATTTATCATATAGATGTAATGAAAG atGTGGAAACTCTGTTGAGTCTCTGTAGGCCTATTTCAGTTTTGGTCAGCAACCCCCCTTACCTGTTCTCAGAGGATATGGCATCATTGGAACCAGAAGTTTTTAG GTTTGAAGACCACGCTGCTTTAGACGGAGGTAAAGATGGTCTACAAGTGATCAGACAGATTTTGACTTTATCCCCACAGATTCTGTCAAATCATGG GCGTGTTTACTTAGAGGTAGACCCCAGACACCCCCTGCTCATTCAACCATGGGTGGAGGCGCATGTGGAAGGGCTGCATTATATGGAGACACGGCATGACATCACTGGCAG GCCGCGATTCTGCATCCTCCAGAAAGAGAAGTCACTCGGGGACCGTGAGCTGTGTCTTGGATTGAGAAACTAA
- the hemk1 gene encoding MTRF1L release factor glutamine methyltransferase isoform X2 gives MWRRSVATGYMCFGCRSGGPKGFPGFHAMPSCSVPAIPAGKITALQAMGIWRRHFEKRGVTETEHSCNYIIAHLLGAKTVESLERGKLTEFLSREKVEQVWKLCTRRLSRMPVQYVIEEWDFRDLTLKMKPPVFIPRPETEELVDLVLTDLQKKAGTGGDTQHTCLEVGCGSGAISLSLLKSLPQLKAIALDKCQAAVNLTMENALRLGLDDRLQIYHIDVMKDVETLLSLCRPISVLVSNPPYLFSEDMASLEPEVFRFEDHAALDGGKDGLQVIRQILTLSPQILSNHGRVYLEVDPRHPLLIQPWVEAHVEGLHYMETRHDITGRPRFCILQKEKSLGDRELCLGLRN, from the exons gGATTTCCGGGCTTCCATGCAATGCCTTCATGCAGTGTTCCAGCCATACCTGCTGGCAAAATCACAGCCCTTCAGGCCATGGGCATATGGAGGAGGCACTTTGAAAAGAGAGGTGTGACAGAAACAGAACACTCCTGCAACTACATTATAGCTCATTTGCTCGGGGCAAAAACT GTAGAAAGCCTAGAGCGTGGGAAGTTAACAGAGTTTCTCAGCCGGGAAAAAGTAGAACAGGTGTGGAAGCTTTGCACTAGACGTCTCTCCAG AATGCCTGTGCAGTATGTGATTGAAGAGTGGGACTTCAGAGATCTGACACTGAAGATGAAACCCCCTGTGTTCATACCAAGACCTGAAACAGAG GAGCTGGTTGATCTCGTGCTCACTGATCTACAGAAGAAGGCTGGGACTGGAGGGGACACTCAGCATACATGTTTGGAAGTGGGATGTGGCTCTGGTGCCATTTCTCTTAGTCTGCTAAAAAGTTTGCCTCAG CTTAAAGCCATTGCCTTGGATAAATGCCAGGCTGCAGTGAATTTAACAATGGAGAACGCATTGAG GTTGGGGCTGGATGACAGATTACAAATTTATCATATAGATGTAATGAAAG atGTGGAAACTCTGTTGAGTCTCTGTAGGCCTATTTCAGTTTTGGTCAGCAACCCCCCTTACCTGTTCTCAGAGGATATGGCATCATTGGAACCAGAAGTTTTTAG GTTTGAAGACCACGCTGCTTTAGACGGAGGTAAAGATGGTCTACAAGTGATCAGACAGATTTTGACTTTATCCCCACAGATTCTGTCAAATCATGG GCGTGTTTACTTAGAGGTAGACCCCAGACACCCCCTGCTCATTCAACCATGGGTGGAGGCGCATGTGGAAGGGCTGCATTATATGGAGACACGGCATGACATCACTGGCAG GCCGCGATTCTGCATCCTCCAGAAAGAGAAGTCACTCGGGGACCGTGAGCTGTGTCTTGGATTGAGAAACTAA
- the cisha gene encoding cytokine-inducible SH2-containing protein isoform X2, with amino-acid sequence MILCVPGPRALLPSAPSTEAPRGMRAGSVPPTPCLQSSPPLWDPTKDLRVIASNFCYLENSGWYWGAVTAAQAHAALQEASEGAFLVRDSSHPLYMLTLSVRTARGPTSIRIQYSGAQFLLDSSSPARPSLSSFPNVPSLVQHYMGPERKKDEEKVEEEAPSKFSQQTILETSVVLKLKRAVYKPQGLPSLQHLTRLVINRHSDCPDQLPLPKPLLRYIQDYPFKV; translated from the exons ATGATTCTTTGCGTACCAGG ccctAGAGCTCTTCTGCCCAGTGCTCCATCCACTGAAGCCCCACGGGGCATGCGGGCGGGAAGTGTACCTCCTACCCCTTGTCTTCAAAGCAGCCCTCCACTATGGGACCCCACAAAAGACCTGAGGGTGATTGCCAGCAACTTCTGCTATCTAGAAAATTCAG GATGGTACTGGGGAGCCGTAACTGCAGCTCAGGCCCACGCTGCACTACAAGAGGCATCTGAAGGAGCTTTTTTGGTACGGGACAGTAGCCACCCACTGTACATGCTGACCCTCTCAGTCAGGACTGCACGCGGTCCCACCAGTATACGGATCCAGTACAGCGGCGCACAGTTTTTGCTCGACTCCAGCTCCCCGGCCCGGCCCAGTCTCTCGTCTTTCCCCAATGTGCCCAGCCTGGTGCAGCACTACATGGGaccagagaggaaaaaagacgAGGAGAAAGTAGAGGAGGAGGCTCCTTCAAAATTCTCTCAGCAGACAATTCTGGAGACGTCTGTGGTATTGAAACTGAAGCGGGCTGTGTACAAGCCCCAAGGCCTCCCCTCCTTACAGCACCTTACACGCCTGGTCATTAACAGACACTCTGACTGCCCTGACCAGCTACCACTCCCCAAGCCTCTGCTGCGTTACATACAGGACTACCCGTTCAAGGTATGA